Part of the Sulfuricurvum kujiense DSM 16994 genome, TAGGCTTTGCTAAACCCGATCAAATACTCGATGCCCGAATAAACGGTTAATGCGACGGCAATCCAGAGCAGCATATCGCCAAACGGCCAGTGCATCAGCAAAAATCCGATGGCGATCATCTGTGCGACCGTTTTGACTTTTCCCGCCCATGAGGCGCTGATATCGATCCCCTCGGAGAGTGAGAGGGTACGAAGTCCGGTGATAAAGAGTTCGCGGACGATGATGATATAGATCGCCCATGCTGATGCGGCACCCGCCATCATAAGACCTAAAAAAGCGGCGAGGGTGAGCATTTTGTCGGCTAGCGGGTCGAGGATCTGTCCTACGATGGTGATTTGATCGAGTTCACGGGCAATATAGCCGTCAAAAAAGTCGGTAACACTTGCAATCACAAACAGAAGCGATGCCGCATAATAGTTCCAGCTGACGTGCCATCCCATGTCCGTAAACACTTGAGGATTGAGAATGATCCAAAACATCACCGGTGCGATGAGAAGTCGCGCGAACGCTAGGAGATTGGGAAGGTTAAACACCAATTTTGCCTTTTAGGGTTTGGTTTTTTAAGCGCGGTAAACTGCGCGTGGGCATCGCGCCGAGCGAAACCAAGTGTTAACGTAGGCTAACGGGCTTTGCCCGTAGCCGTATTAAAATTACTGAAACGTCGTCCCGCCGTCTACAACGATCGTTTGTCCCGTAAGCCATGAAGAACCGCTTCCGCAGAGGAACAGGCAGGCTCCCGTCAAATCTTCGGCTTCACCCATACGGCTAAGCGGCGAGCGCGCAACAACTTCGCTTTTGACCTCTTCATAGTTCGGGAACGCTTTAAGTGCATCGGTATCGATCGGTCCGCCGCTGACGGCATTGACCCGAATCCCTTTTTCTCCCAGTTCGGCCGCAGCGTAGCGCACCATCGCCTCAACAGCCGCTTTGTTGGTTCCGTGACCTGCGTAATTCGGGGTATAGACGAGATTGCCGGTCGAACTCATCGAGATGATTGAACCGCCGCCCACTTTCTCCATCCGTTTCGCCGCCTCTTGTGCACCGACGACAAAGGCGTTGACGGTAGCGGTATAGATATTGTTCAATCCTTTAGGTTTGAGGCGCATGAACGGCCCGAAACCGCCGACTACGGCACGTCCTGAAATGATCGCATTGGAGATAAAAAAGTCGAGTCGATCGAAATCTTCGTCAAATTTGGCAAAAACCTCTTTGTACTCATCCGGCTCTAAAATGTTAAGGGCATATCCTCGGCATTTGACACCGTGATTTTTTTCAACATCGTTTGCGATTTCGGCCGCAATCTCGGCATTGGAGTTATAGGTGAAAGCGACGTTGCACCCCTGTGCGGCGAACGCATAGACAATCGC contains:
- a CDS encoding enoyl-ACP reductase: MQGKTLLISGGTRGIGKAIVYAFAAQGCNVAFTYNSNAEIAAEIANDVEKNHGVKCRGYALNILEPDEYKEVFAKFDEDFDRLDFFISNAIISGRAVVGGFGPFMRLKPKGLNNIYTATVNAFVVGAQEAAKRMEKVGGGSIISMSSTGNLVYTPNYAGHGTNKAAVEAMVRYAAAELGEKGIRVNAVSGGPIDTDALKAFPNYEEVKSEVVARSPLSRMGEAEDLTGACLFLCGSGSSWLTGQTIVVDGGTTFQ
- the pgsA gene encoding CDP-diacylglycerol--glycerol-3-phosphate 3-phosphatidyltransferase, translating into MFNLPNLLAFARLLIAPVMFWIILNPQVFTDMGWHVSWNYYAASLLFVIASVTDFFDGYIARELDQITIVGQILDPLADKMLTLAAFLGLMMAGAASAWAIYIIIVRELFITGLRTLSLSEGIDISASWAGKVKTVAQMIAIGFLLMHWPFGDMLLWIAVALTVYSGIEYLIGFSKAYQNRSNA